In one window of Deltaproteobacteria bacterium DNA:
- a CDS encoding right-handed parallel beta-helix repeat-containing protein, with protein MRAPLACVVMLIVAGCSFKPVAVGSGSGSGSIGTVGANGSSASSGTSGSAGSSNGNSTGSSGTGSSGSSSSSGSSGSSGTRRSVTGVSIVGESGPLELRVGGSATLIITGSGLDEATLVKLGNLTGVVIAQSSTTLQVDVTHQLPQDPGLPATVSVWFGSSVLTGGPTVTMTEVAISPSGDDTAQGSTSYPFQTLSHALGVTEGYIRVNPGTYYSSLETFPRDEDGGDPANIACNFTGQQLEVDPDAGPIVFEDDADAGQVPFVICSVVNLWGLTVDGFAYGMIFKDRGTDNLADLVITHARHDGFVDLGSGHITVANSTFSSCAGSGVHLRKSAADDYFGPSIDIEQNGVGFLDEDSTITLLGAAVSNNVGAGIVAVCSHSSCSVSLQGTSIVEANGASGIQLLGASSIASPHALGAGSTVEIRNNVGDGIDVFGAFSSLSTTPKVSGNANGVVVSDDAGAPQLSFAQIFGNRGAGILLTGPLNGTVKGYSSGNGTNLVADSSFIGQVDVSGLRMDAPNDAGQFADANPQGFELAPWSDGTTEYIDDAGRTTQPFDWVADAGQGPFNYKLLSDAGTLVF; from the coding sequence TGCGCGCACCGCTCGCGTGCGTTGTCATGTTGATCGTCGCGGGTTGTTCTTTCAAACCCGTCGCCGTCGGCAGTGGCAGCGGAAGCGGATCCATCGGCACGGTTGGAGCGAACGGCTCGTCGGCCTCTTCAGGCACGAGCGGGAGCGCCGGCTCCTCCAATGGAAACTCGACCGGGTCGTCGGGCACGGGCTCGTCGGGCTCGAGCTCCTCTTCGGGTTCGAGCGGCAGCAGCGGAACCCGCCGCAGCGTCACGGGCGTCTCGATCGTTGGCGAGAGCGGGCCACTCGAGCTTCGCGTGGGTGGCTCCGCGACGCTGATCATCACCGGCTCCGGACTCGACGAGGCGACGCTCGTGAAGCTGGGGAACCTGACCGGCGTCGTCATCGCGCAGTCGAGCACCACTTTGCAGGTCGATGTTACCCATCAGCTCCCCCAGGATCCCGGGCTGCCGGCCACGGTCAGCGTCTGGTTCGGGTCCTCGGTGCTGACAGGAGGCCCAACGGTGACGATGACCGAGGTCGCCATCTCGCCCTCGGGCGACGACACCGCGCAGGGAAGCACTTCGTATCCCTTCCAAACGCTGAGCCACGCGCTCGGCGTGACCGAGGGCTACATTCGAGTCAACCCCGGTACTTACTACTCGAGCCTCGAGACTTTCCCCCGCGATGAAGACGGCGGCGACCCGGCGAACATCGCGTGCAACTTCACGGGCCAGCAGCTCGAAGTCGATCCCGACGCGGGCCCAATCGTGTTCGAAGACGACGCAGATGCGGGACAGGTACCATTCGTCATTTGCAGCGTCGTGAATCTGTGGGGGTTGACGGTCGATGGATTCGCCTACGGGATGATCTTCAAAGACCGAGGTACCGACAACCTCGCCGACCTGGTGATTACTCACGCTCGGCACGACGGATTCGTTGACCTCGGATCGGGGCACATCACCGTCGCAAACAGCACGTTCTCGTCATGCGCCGGATCGGGTGTGCACCTCCGAAAGTCGGCGGCGGACGACTACTTCGGCCCGTCGATCGACATCGAGCAGAACGGAGTCGGGTTCCTCGACGAGGACTCGACAATCACGCTCCTTGGTGCGGCCGTGAGCAACAACGTCGGCGCAGGAATTGTCGCGGTGTGTTCTCACTCCTCCTGCAGCGTCAGCCTTCAGGGGACCTCGATCGTGGAGGCCAACGGAGCGAGCGGCATTCAACTCCTCGGTGCAAGCAGCATCGCCAGTCCGCACGCGCTCGGCGCGGGCAGTACGGTTGAGATCCGCAACAACGTCGGCGACGGCATCGATGTCTTCGGCGCATTCAGCAGCCTCTCGACGACCCCCAAGGTCTCCGGCAACGCGAACGGAGTCGTTGTCTCGGACGACGCGGGCGCCCCTCAGCTGAGCTTTGCACAGATATTTGGCAATCGAGGCGCCGGGATACTTCTGACCGGACCTTTGAATGGAACCGTGAAAGGCTATTCGTCAGGAAATGGTACGAATCTCGTGGCCGACTCCTCGTTCATTGGGCAGGTGGACGTCAGCGGGCTTCGAATGGACGCGCCCAACGACGCGGGCCAGTTCGCTGATGCGAATCCGCAGGGCTTCGAGCTCGCGCCTTGGAGCGACGGCACCACCGAGTACATCGACGATGCGGGCCGCACCACGCAACCGTTCGACTGGGTCGCCGATGCAGGGCAGGGACCTTTCAATTACAAGTTGCTCTCGGACGCGGGTACGCTGGTCTTCTAG